Proteins found in one Micromonospora sp. WMMD1082 genomic segment:
- the cas7e gene encoding type I-E CRISPR-associated protein Cas7/Cse4/CasC, with the protein MTRTILDIHILHTLPPSNVNRDDSGSPKTATYGGVRRARVSSQSWKRAVRLAFANTLDDSQLGERTKRVGEAVAARIADLDPELKDRASALAADVLKTSGLVKREAAAKKAKDTAQSSDVESGYLLFLSHRQQENLARAAIEAERTGAKLDAKKLQNLANTDHSVDIAMFGRMLADVPDLNVDAAVQVAHALSVHAVDNEFDYYTAVDDRKHDNQETGAGMIGSIEFNSATLYRYAAVDVDRLHDTLGDAVATREAVKAFLHAFTTSMPSGKRNTFANGTRPDAVMVRLRDTQPINLVGAFEEPVREGRLGDRSGMVGEAAKKLAEHTSDVEKTYGDPAVAAWITHVGSRTAALASLGEVLPLPELVDVVGTAVADRLGAHQ; encoded by the coding sequence ATGACCCGCACCATCTTGGACATCCACATCCTGCACACCCTGCCGCCGAGCAACGTGAACCGGGACGACTCCGGTTCTCCGAAGACTGCCACCTACGGCGGGGTGCGCCGGGCCAGGGTCTCCTCCCAGTCGTGGAAGCGGGCGGTCCGGTTGGCGTTCGCCAACACCCTCGACGACTCTCAGCTCGGCGAGCGCACCAAGCGCGTCGGCGAAGCCGTCGCCGCCCGGATCGCCGACCTCGACCCCGAGCTGAAGGACCGGGCATCTGCCTTGGCGGCTGACGTGCTCAAGACCTCCGGCCTGGTCAAGAGGGAGGCTGCGGCGAAGAAGGCTAAGGACACGGCGCAGAGTTCGGACGTTGAGTCCGGCTATCTGCTTTTCCTCAGCCACCGGCAGCAGGAGAACCTGGCGCGGGCGGCGATCGAAGCCGAGCGGACCGGCGCCAAACTCGACGCCAAGAAGCTCCAGAATCTGGCCAACACTGACCACTCCGTCGACATCGCCATGTTCGGCCGGATGCTCGCCGATGTACCCGATCTAAACGTCGATGCGGCCGTCCAGGTCGCCCACGCCCTGAGCGTGCATGCCGTCGACAACGAGTTCGACTACTACACCGCCGTCGACGACCGCAAGCACGACAACCAGGAGACCGGCGCCGGCATGATCGGCTCAATCGAGTTCAACTCCGCCACTCTCTACCGGTACGCCGCCGTCGACGTCGACCGGCTGCACGACACCCTTGGCGACGCGGTCGCCACCCGAGAGGCGGTGAAGGCATTCCTGCACGCCTTCACCACCAGCATGCCATCCGGCAAGCGGAACACCTTTGCCAACGGCACCCGCCCGGACGCGGTCATGGTGCGGCTGCGCGACACGCAGCCGATCAACCTGGTGGGAGCCTTCGAGGAGCCGGTCCGGGAGGGGCGACTCGGCGACCGGTCCGGCATGGTCGGCGAGGCCGCCAAGAAACTCGCCGAGCACACCTCCGATGTCGAGAAGACGTACGGCGACCCGGCAGTCGCCGCCTGGATTACCCATGTAGGTAGCCGGACTGCGGCGTTGGCTTCCCTCGGCGAGGTGCTGCCTCTGCCCGAGTTGGTCGACGTCGTCGGAACGGCGGTCGCCGATCGTCTCGGTGCGCACCAGTGA
- the cas2e gene encoding type I-E CRISPR-associated endoribonuclease Cas2e yields the protein MTVIILTACPEGLRGHLTQWLLEISAGVYVGHVNTGIRQRLWAKVLEMAGSGRALLVYQQPGEQRLSFEVHDHHWEPVNFDGITLMRRPSERRTYNPATSRGWSRASKRRRFGRKPTEGTGNLATSPNPSEGKVDS from the coding sequence ATGACTGTCATCATCCTCACCGCCTGTCCGGAGGGCCTGCGTGGACACCTGACGCAATGGTTGCTGGAGATCTCCGCCGGGGTGTACGTGGGGCATGTGAATACCGGGATCCGACAGCGACTTTGGGCCAAGGTCCTCGAGATGGCCGGATCGGGGCGGGCGCTGCTCGTCTACCAGCAGCCAGGCGAGCAGCGACTCTCCTTCGAGGTGCACGACCATCACTGGGAGCCTGTGAACTTCGACGGCATTACCCTGATGCGGCGGCCGAGCGAGCGGAGAACCTACAACCCCGCGACATCCCGAGGTTGGAGCAGAGCCTCGAAGCGACGTCGGTTCGGTCGAAAGCCGACGGAGGGCACCGGCAATTTGGCCACGAGTCCCAATCCAAGTGAAGGAAAGGTTGATAGTTGA
- the casA gene encoding type I-E CRISPR-associated protein Cse1/CasA, translated as MSEPDASFSLVEEPWIPVLDLVGRRRLVSLAEVYGEAARLRAVVGDLPTQTAAILRLLLAILHRAVDGPEDEHAWQNLWKLPDLPTGDIVDYLGGHRDRFDLLHPVTPFYQVADLHTKNNEVFGLERLIADVPNNAPYLTTRLGPGLLRLTPAEAAVWLVHCQAYDPSGIKSGAVGDDRVSGGRGYPIGPSSCGSLGLVYLEGRTLRETLLLNLVSLDSVYLRQDPEHDSPVWERDPHGPAEERERDRGPYGLLNLYTWQSRRIRLFGDQTGITGVVIANGDRIAWQNLHHQEPMSGWRRSPTQEKKRGLSPVYLPAQHDPTRALWRGLASLLPTLAGGPGGDARERRPPAVSQWLARLRAEELIDDRDRVTTRAVGVLYGNQASVVDEVFQDALTMPVRAFEPDGPLATIIKDSAADAEATVKALRRLATDLCRAGGGYGDRAEDPPALAGSRAAELAYAELDLLFRRWLGALGPDDDPTQARIDWQTRAKRCIVRLGENLVTQAGPVAWAGRYVDKEKKKHLSSRLADQQFRTALRRVLPLASVPETSSIPQEVPA; from the coding sequence ATGTCGGAACCCGATGCCTCTTTCTCACTGGTTGAGGAGCCCTGGATCCCGGTGCTTGATCTCGTCGGTCGCCGTCGCCTGGTCTCCTTGGCCGAGGTGTACGGCGAGGCGGCGCGACTGCGGGCGGTCGTCGGTGATCTGCCGACGCAGACGGCCGCGATCCTGAGGCTCCTGCTTGCGATCCTGCACCGCGCGGTCGATGGTCCCGAGGATGAGCACGCCTGGCAGAACCTGTGGAAGCTGCCCGACCTGCCGACCGGAGACATCGTCGACTATCTCGGTGGACACCGGGACCGGTTCGATCTGCTGCATCCGGTGACGCCGTTCTACCAGGTCGCAGACCTGCACACGAAGAACAACGAAGTGTTCGGCCTAGAACGGCTCATCGCCGATGTGCCGAACAACGCGCCGTACCTGACCACCCGCCTTGGGCCCGGCCTGTTACGGCTGACCCCGGCCGAGGCCGCCGTCTGGCTGGTGCACTGCCAGGCGTACGACCCCTCCGGAATCAAGTCCGGTGCGGTCGGCGATGACCGGGTCAGCGGCGGAAGGGGCTACCCGATCGGACCGAGTTCCTGCGGCTCCCTCGGGTTGGTTTACCTCGAAGGTCGGACACTACGCGAGACCTTGCTGCTCAACCTGGTGAGCCTCGACAGTGTCTACCTGCGACAGGATCCGGAGCACGACTCCCCAGTCTGGGAACGCGACCCGCACGGCCCAGCCGAGGAGAGGGAGCGGGATCGTGGCCCGTACGGCCTGCTGAACCTCTACACCTGGCAGTCTCGCCGGATTCGGCTCTTCGGTGACCAGACCGGGATCACTGGCGTCGTGATCGCCAACGGCGACCGGATCGCATGGCAGAACTTGCACCACCAGGAGCCGATGAGCGGCTGGCGGCGCAGCCCCACCCAGGAGAAGAAGCGAGGATTGTCGCCGGTCTATCTTCCTGCCCAACACGATCCGACCCGGGCATTATGGCGAGGGCTGGCCAGCCTGCTGCCCACCTTGGCCGGCGGACCGGGGGGCGACGCCCGTGAGCGGCGGCCACCAGCGGTCAGCCAGTGGTTGGCGCGGCTACGGGCCGAGGAGCTGATCGACGACCGGGACCGGGTCACGACCCGCGCGGTCGGAGTGCTCTACGGCAATCAGGCGTCGGTGGTGGACGAGGTCTTCCAGGACGCCCTGACCATGCCGGTGCGCGCCTTCGAGCCGGACGGCCCGCTCGCCACCATCATCAAGGACAGCGCCGCTGACGCCGAAGCCACCGTCAAGGCACTGCGCCGGCTCGCCACCGATCTCTGCCGCGCCGGCGGTGGGTACGGTGACCGGGCCGAGGATCCACCGGCGCTGGCGGGTAGCCGCGCCGCTGAGCTTGCCTACGCCGAGCTGGACCTGCTGTTCCGGCGGTGGCTGGGCGCCCTCGGCCCAGATGACGACCCGACCCAGGCACGCATCGACTGGCAGACCCGGGCGAAGCGGTGCATCGTCCGGCTCGGCGAGAACCTGGTGACTCAGGCCGGACCGGTGGCCTGGGCCGGCCGATACGTCGACAAAGAAAAGAAGAAGCATCTCAGTAGTCGGCTGGCGGACCAGCAGTTCCGTACCGCCCTGCGCCGTGTCTTGCCATTGGCTTCCGTGCCCGAGACCTCATCCATCCCACAGGAGGTGCCGGCGTGA
- a CDS encoding NIPSNAP family protein translates to MRTVQIRTYSVRKGRLDEWVRAWRTLVVPLRREFGFEIHGSWVDRERDAHIWVISYEGGQSFAEANAAYWASPQREQLGLDPTEFLVGEEVRTVEQVL, encoded by the coding sequence GTGAGGACTGTGCAGATCCGCACCTACAGCGTACGCAAAGGGCGGTTGGACGAGTGGGTGCGGGCGTGGCGGACCCTGGTGGTGCCGTTGCGGCGGGAGTTTGGTTTCGAGATCCACGGTTCGTGGGTGGATCGGGAGCGCGATGCCCACATCTGGGTCATCTCATACGAAGGGGGGCAATCCTTTGCGGAGGCGAACGCTGCCTACTGGGCGTCGCCGCAGCGGGAGCAACTCGGTCTGGATCCGACGGAGTTTCTCGTCGGTGAGGAGGTTCGTACGGTCGAGCAGGTGCTTTAG
- the casB gene encoding type I-E CRISPR-associated protein Cse2/CasB, with amino-acid sequence MSTTAPLDSDTPTLAAKRYARRRGSFGGYVANRVSRLQGGYLNEEAGAVAALARLRTNVGREPGADFTTLEQTRVRDQYLGDWVTDDPTRTEQAMHTALTLYAVHQQSIRDVRMHQDGYGLGVAVSMLIPRMASAEAAHRRFAALGTATSYAAVITHLRSLIRLLRNKRIPLDYGVLAEDLVRLQQPGGPAQVRGLWGRDFYRQPEPEDRQDDGTTDPTADIDRAAAEEE; translated from the coding sequence GTGAGCACCACGGCCCCACTAGACAGCGACACCCCGACCCTTGCCGCCAAGCGTTACGCGCGTCGCCGTGGATCCTTCGGCGGGTACGTCGCGAACCGGGTCAGCCGGTTACAGGGTGGATACCTGAACGAGGAGGCCGGTGCTGTCGCCGCCCTGGCCCGGCTGCGGACCAATGTCGGTCGGGAACCCGGTGCCGACTTCACCACCTTGGAACAGACCCGGGTCCGGGACCAGTACCTCGGCGATTGGGTCACCGACGACCCCACCCGTACCGAACAGGCCATGCACACCGCACTGACGCTCTACGCGGTGCACCAACAGTCCATCCGCGACGTGCGGATGCACCAGGACGGCTACGGCCTGGGTGTCGCCGTCAGCATGCTCATCCCGAGGATGGCCAGCGCCGAAGCGGCGCATCGCCGGTTTGCCGCCCTCGGCACCGCCACCAGCTACGCCGCCGTCATCACCCACCTGCGCAGCCTGATCCGGCTCCTGAGGAACAAGCGGATCCCCCTCGACTACGGCGTGCTGGCCGAAGATCTGGTCAGGCTGCAACAGCCCGGCGGGCCAGCACAGGTACGTGGCCTGTGGGGGCGCGACTTCTACCGCCAGCCGGAGCCCGAGGACCGCCAAGACGACGGCACCACCGATCCGACCGCCGACATCGACCGCGCCGCCGCCGAGGAGGAGTGA
- the cas6e gene encoding type I-E CRISPR-associated protein Cas6/Cse3/CasE: MYLTRFLVNTARRGARKLLASPQAMHAAVLSGFPRPEDHTRDDARTLWRVDQRGDRQVVLYVVSPTQPDLTHLVEQAGWPSSAETWETRSYHRLLDSLGKGQRWAFRLTANPTRTGRRTENSPTTQRYGHVTAAQHIEWLTKRAERNGFTVVRQTDGELNLVTYDRQVRRFSRNHGQRPVTLVTATYDGVLEIDDPILFRGVLTRGIGHARAYGCGLMTIVPVQAHS, from the coding sequence ATGTACCTAACCCGATTTCTCGTGAATACGGCCCGGCGGGGCGCACGCAAGCTGCTTGCCTCGCCCCAGGCGATGCACGCCGCGGTGCTGTCCGGCTTCCCCCGCCCCGAAGACCACACTCGCGATGACGCCCGTACCCTATGGCGCGTCGATCAGCGGGGGGACCGTCAGGTCGTGCTGTACGTTGTCAGCCCCACCCAGCCCGACCTGACCCATCTGGTGGAGCAGGCCGGTTGGCCGAGCAGTGCCGAGACCTGGGAAACCCGCTCTTACCACCGTCTGCTCGACTCCCTCGGCAAGGGGCAGCGGTGGGCCTTCCGGCTAACCGCGAATCCCACCCGAACCGGTCGCCGGACGGAGAACTCCCCGACGACCCAGCGGTATGGGCACGTCACCGCCGCGCAGCACATCGAGTGGCTGACCAAGCGTGCGGAACGCAACGGGTTCACCGTGGTGCGGCAGACCGACGGCGAACTCAACCTTGTCACCTACGACCGTCAGGTCCGCCGCTTCAGCCGTAACCACGGGCAGCGGCCGGTCACCCTGGTCACGGCTACCTACGACGGGGTTCTCGAGATTGACGATCCCATCCTGTTCCGAGGCGTGCTTACCCGGGGCATCGGGCATGCTCGGGCCTACGGCTGTGGACTGATGACCATCGTTCCGGTGCAGGCTCACTCGTGA
- a CDS encoding NF041680 family putative transposase — MEFRQGWYQCLTRWADTLFEVTDAVLTTPGSLASLPYLTLEPALRRGWGSVYASLSRGRVDVAAVRDLLIGALPGWWPVFAVDVTAWPRPEAGCSPRRGMCRVPDPGGDRRGRVVPGWAYQWVCQVSATPDSWTAPVDVVRVDPEDNATEVACGQMSAVVRGLARRRPGVVPVFCLDAGYCPITATARVASDPHAPARIIGRIRRDRVFYADPPAKTPGSPGRPKQHGDRFACADPTTWPDPTHEMHTVDDTHGPIHVQAWTGLHPKPGPRRRWAAKNTKGLAAPIIRGTVVRISLPRTVEASTPQTLWLWTAGPDPIDLDLIWRAYLRRFAIEHTNRFIKQHLAWTTPAVRHPSQADLWTWIVAAAHTQLRLARTLITDQRLPWERPLTTTTLTPYRVRRGFRSLHPHLPTPAKPPKPSRPGPGRPRGSRNQQPTPRHKTIIKRRRRTKR, encoded by the coding sequence GTGGAGTTCCGTCAGGGTTGGTATCAGTGTTTGACGCGGTGGGCGGACACGTTGTTCGAGGTGACGGATGCGGTGTTGACCACGCCGGGTTCGTTGGCGTCGTTGCCGTATCTGACGTTGGAGCCGGCGCTGCGTCGGGGGTGGGGCAGTGTGTACGCGTCGTTGTCGAGGGGGCGGGTGGACGTCGCGGCGGTGCGTGATCTGCTGATCGGTGCTCTGCCGGGGTGGTGGCCGGTGTTCGCGGTGGATGTGACGGCGTGGCCGCGTCCGGAGGCGGGGTGTTCGCCGCGGCGGGGGATGTGTCGGGTGCCTGATCCGGGTGGCGATCGGCGGGGGCGGGTGGTGCCGGGGTGGGCGTATCAGTGGGTTTGTCAGGTGTCCGCGACGCCGGATTCCTGGACGGCGCCGGTCGATGTCGTGCGGGTGGACCCTGAGGACAACGCCACCGAGGTGGCGTGTGGCCAGATGAGCGCTGTGGTGCGGGGCTTGGCCCGCCGGCGGCCGGGTGTGGTGCCGGTGTTCTGCCTGGACGCCGGTTACTGCCCGATCACCGCGACAGCTCGGGTGGCGTCCGATCCCCACGCCCCTGCCCGGATCATCGGACGCATCCGCCGGGACCGGGTCTTCTACGCCGACCCGCCGGCCAAGACCCCCGGCAGTCCCGGCCGACCCAAACAGCATGGCGATCGATTCGCCTGCGCTGACCCCACGACCTGGCCGGACCCCACCCACGAGATGCACACCGTCGATGACACCCACGGCCCGATCCACGTCCAAGCATGGACCGGGCTGCACCCCAAACCCGGCCCCCGACGCCGGTGGGCAGCGAAGAACACCAAGGGTCTGGCCGCCCCGATCATCCGCGGCACCGTCGTACGGATCAGCCTGCCCCGAACCGTCGAGGCCAGCACCCCACAAACCCTGTGGCTGTGGACCGCCGGCCCCGACCCGATCGATCTTGACCTGATCTGGCGGGCCTACCTACGCCGATTCGCCATCGAACACACCAACCGGTTCATCAAACAACACCTCGCCTGGACCACCCCAGCAGTGCGTCATCCCAGCCAAGCAGACCTGTGGACCTGGATCGTCGCGGCGGCACACACCCAACTCCGCCTCGCCCGAACCCTGATCACCGACCAACGCCTGCCCTGGGAACGACCCCTGACCACCACCACCCTGACTCCCTACCGGGTCCGACGAGGTTTCCGCAGCCTGCACCCACACCTACCCACACCAGCCAAGCCGCCGAAACCCTCCCGACCAGGACCAGGACGACCAAGAGGCAGCCGCAACCAGCAACCAACCCCACGCCACAAAACGATCATCAAGCGACGCAGACGCACGAAGCGTTAA
- a CDS encoding FAD-binding oxidoreductase: MNDPGLAWVAVRGVYERATDHFWSFMEDRSVRFLPPPYAPMFFTTLGQVVAGRDDPAGRRAALAVLGRMYRRFGLQPYHATAVSAALVDTVHRFSGGARGPRSAERWERGCRRAFRLVERAAGTVGDGPQVTVAEVVTVAAAADGVAVVTVRPLRRLRYSPGQAVPVCTPRLPGVWRWLSPANAPRPDGTVEFHVRAVTSGVVSPLLVHEVTRGETWWLGPPVDVGLSVAACGGADLLLAAGGTGLAPLRAMVEQVAVSPGGRRVILVVGARTLFDFYDAVALDKLASAHRRWLTVVPAFSHDPAVEPAARGDLLTVARYHHRPGQAFVVCGPPSLIEAARVSLPATGVTPQDLHLPLTFHPAPAPAPAPS, translated from the coding sequence ATGAATGATCCGGGGTTGGCGTGGGTGGCGGTTCGCGGGGTGTATGAGCGGGCCACCGATCATTTCTGGTCGTTCATGGAGGATCGGAGTGTGCGGTTCCTGCCGCCCCCGTACGCGCCGATGTTCTTCACGACGCTCGGTCAGGTGGTCGCGGGCCGGGACGATCCGGCCGGTCGGCGGGCGGCGCTCGCGGTGCTGGGGCGGATGTACCGGCGGTTCGGGCTCCAGCCGTACCATGCCACCGCCGTCAGCGCGGCGCTGGTGGACACGGTGCACCGGTTCTCGGGTGGGGCCCGGGGGCCGCGGTCGGCGGAGCGCTGGGAGCGGGGGTGTCGTCGGGCGTTTCGGTTGGTGGAGCGAGCCGCGGGGACGGTCGGTGACGGTCCGCAGGTGACGGTCGCTGAGGTGGTGACGGTTGCGGCGGCGGCCGATGGGGTGGCGGTGGTGACGGTCCGGCCGCTGCGACGGCTGCGGTACTCGCCGGGTCAGGCGGTGCCGGTGTGCACGCCACGGTTGCCGGGGGTGTGGCGGTGGTTGTCTCCGGCGAATGCTCCTCGTCCGGACGGGACGGTGGAGTTCCACGTTCGCGCGGTCACCTCGGGTGTCGTCTCGCCGCTGCTGGTCCACGAGGTGACCCGGGGCGAGACGTGGTGGCTGGGGCCGCCGGTGGATGTCGGCCTGTCGGTGGCGGCGTGTGGTGGGGCCGATCTGCTGCTGGCGGCCGGCGGGACCGGCCTGGCGCCGCTGCGGGCGATGGTTGAGCAGGTGGCGGTGTCGCCGGGCGGGCGGCGGGTGATCCTGGTGGTGGGGGCACGGACCCTGTTCGACTTCTACGACGCGGTGGCGCTCGACAAGCTCGCCAGTGCCCATCGTCGCTGGCTCACGGTCGTGCCGGCCTTCTCGCACGACCCGGCGGTGGAGCCGGCCGCCCGGGGTGACCTGCTCACGGTCGCCCGCTACCACCACCGGCCGGGGCAGGCGTTCGTCGTCTGCGGCCCGCCCTCGCTGATCGAAGCGGCCCGCGTGTCGCTGCCTGCCACCGGCGTGACCCCGCAAGACCTACACCTACCGCTCACCTTCCACCCCGCCCCCGCCCCCGCCCCCGCCCCGTCATAG
- a CDS encoding GNAT family N-acetyltransferase, whose amino-acid sequence MTDVTYTRATADTAAGLMDELCDVYADAYGHVPGEDSAVKTSAFRDRATGALGARNYEVVTARAGDELVGFVFGYSLRQERDWFAGLDPAPEPGFTDERGGQRTVVLAEIEVRQAWQGKGVGRRLHDEFLTGRGEERATLSANPAATTTHALYERWGWQRVGTVPGRPGAYYREYVKFVRPLR is encoded by the coding sequence ATGACGGACGTGACGTACACCCGGGCGACCGCAGACACCGCCGCTGGTCTGATGGACGAGCTGTGTGATGTCTACGCCGACGCCTACGGCCACGTGCCGGGCGAGGACAGCGCCGTAAAGACCAGCGCCTTCCGTGACCGTGCCACCGGCGCGCTGGGCGCCCGCAACTACGAGGTGGTGACGGCTCGGGCGGGTGACGAGCTGGTCGGTTTCGTCTTCGGCTACAGCCTGCGGCAGGAGCGGGACTGGTTCGCCGGCCTCGACCCGGCCCCCGAGCCGGGCTTCACCGACGAGCGCGGTGGCCAGCGGACCGTGGTGCTGGCCGAGATCGAGGTGCGTCAGGCGTGGCAGGGCAAGGGGGTCGGGCGGCGGTTGCACGACGAGTTCCTGACCGGCCGTGGCGAGGAACGCGCCACGCTGTCGGCTAACCCAGCGGCGACCACGACCCACGCACTCTACGAGAGGTGGGGCTGGCAGCGGGTCGGCACCGTTCCCGGCCGGCCGGGCGCCTACTACCGCGAGTACGTCAAGTTCGTGCGTCCGCTTCGCTAG
- the cas1e gene encoding type I-E CRISPR-associated endonuclease Cas1e, which produces MKIPGVPPAELAELNRVQDRISFVYLERSVIHRDSNAITATDEKGVVHIPAATLGVLMLGPGTSITQQAMMLIADNGATVVWVGEHGVRYYAHGRTLARSSRLLVAQAAAVSHRDRRLQVARAMYRMRFPGEDTSALTMQQLRGKEGARVRRCYREHALRTGVTWNNREYDPDDYGGSDPVNQALSAAHACLYGVVHAVIVAIGASPGLGFVHTGHERSFVYDIADLYKAETTIPVAFDIAASDSTDIGADTRRAIRDRVHDGALLDRCVRDIRSLLLASSASGPIDQAWLDEEAGSDTVRLWDEDGYELAGGRNYGGDVDF; this is translated from the coding sequence GTGAAGATTCCCGGCGTGCCGCCAGCGGAACTGGCGGAACTGAATCGTGTTCAGGACCGGATCAGCTTCGTCTACCTCGAGCGCTCTGTCATTCACCGCGACAGCAACGCCATCACCGCCACCGACGAGAAGGGAGTCGTACACATCCCGGCGGCCACCCTCGGTGTTCTCATGCTCGGCCCCGGCACCAGCATCACCCAGCAGGCGATGATGCTGATCGCCGACAACGGCGCCACCGTTGTCTGGGTTGGTGAGCACGGCGTCCGGTACTACGCTCATGGGCGTACGCTCGCCCGGTCGAGTCGGCTCCTCGTGGCACAAGCCGCCGCCGTGTCGCACCGTGACCGGCGGCTACAGGTGGCAAGGGCGATGTACCGAATGCGTTTTCCCGGTGAGGACACCAGCGCCCTCACCATGCAGCAGTTGCGGGGCAAGGAGGGCGCGCGGGTACGCCGCTGCTACCGCGAGCACGCCCTGCGCACCGGTGTCACCTGGAACAATCGCGAGTACGACCCAGACGACTACGGCGGCAGCGACCCAGTCAACCAGGCGCTGTCGGCGGCACACGCCTGCCTGTACGGCGTCGTGCATGCGGTCATCGTCGCCATCGGTGCCTCGCCAGGACTCGGCTTCGTGCACACCGGTCACGAGCGATCCTTCGTGTACGACATCGCAGACCTGTACAAGGCCGAGACCACCATTCCGGTGGCGTTCGACATCGCCGCCAGCGACTCGACCGATATCGGGGCCGACACCCGCCGTGCAATCCGGGACCGCGTCCACGATGGTGCACTACTTGACCGGTGCGTGCGTGACATCAGAAGTCTCCTGCTCGCCAGCAGTGCCTCCGGGCCAATCGATCAGGCGTGGCTCGATGAGGAAGCAGGCAGCGACACCGTCCGCCTTTGGGATGAGGATGGTTACGAACTGGCTGGCGGCCGGAACTACGGCGGAGATGTGGACTTTTGA
- a CDS encoding VOC family protein, whose protein sequence is MLSRLLTVTFDAHDPARLARFWAGMLGRQIIEEAGAALLPGDDTQPGLRFVASRAERVAPNHLHLHLTSTSLADQQHTVARARELGGDHLDIGQRPEEGHIVLADPEGNAFCVIEPGNAYLAGCGFFGEVACDGTREVGLFWSAALGWPLVWDQNEETAIQSPHGGTKVAWGGPPVAPKEARNGQRFDLTLAGSQRAEVDRLVSLGATRLGAGADGTIVLADPDGTEFHVKGS, encoded by the coding sequence ATGCTCTCTCGGCTGCTGACGGTGACCTTCGATGCGCACGACCCGGCTCGCCTGGCGCGGTTCTGGGCCGGCATGCTCGGCCGGCAGATCATCGAGGAGGCAGGTGCTGCTCTCCTACCGGGCGACGACACCCAGCCCGGCCTCCGGTTCGTCGCGAGCCGCGCGGAGCGGGTGGCGCCCAACCACCTGCACCTTCACCTGACCAGCACCAGCCTCGCCGACCAGCAGCACACGGTGGCCAGGGCGCGGGAACTCGGCGGCGACCACCTCGACATCGGGCAGCGCCCCGAGGAGGGGCACATCGTCCTGGCCGACCCCGAGGGCAACGCATTCTGCGTCATCGAGCCGGGCAACGCCTACCTCGCCGGGTGTGGCTTCTTCGGGGAGGTCGCCTGCGACGGCACCCGGGAGGTCGGCCTCTTCTGGAGCGCGGCGCTGGGCTGGCCGCTGGTCTGGGACCAGAACGAGGAGACCGCGATCCAGTCACCGCACGGCGGCACGAAGGTCGCGTGGGGCGGCCCGCCGGTGGCCCCGAAGGAGGCGAGGAACGGGCAGCGTTTCGACCTCACCCTTGCCGGCAGCCAGCGGGCGGAGGTCGACCGGCTCGTCTCCCTCGGCGCCACCCGGCTCGGCGCCGGTGCGGACGGCACCATCGTGCTGGCCGACCCCGACGGCACCGAGTTCCACGTGAAGGGGAGCTGA
- the cas5e gene encoding type I-E CRISPR-associated protein Cas5/CasD, producing MSVLLLRLAGPLQAWGSASRFTQRHTEIAPTKSGVIGMLAAARGLRRTDPLTDLLSLDFGVRIDQPGQLQRDFQVARTLDGRSSMPLTNRYYLSDAVFLAAIGGEQKLLDGLHEAVRRPQFPLYLGRRSCPPVAPISLGVRPGNVAEILGDWPWQAAKRLRERGGLTVPLEVLCDAPPGAEVTDTLQDEPVSFDPAHRQYGWRAVIRTRVTVPNPDGRTPVTAVPSGGISLADHEPEAWL from the coding sequence GTGAGCGTCCTGCTGCTGCGGCTCGCTGGCCCGCTCCAAGCCTGGGGTTCGGCCAGCCGTTTCACCCAGCGGCACACCGAGATTGCTCCCACCAAGAGCGGAGTCATCGGGATGCTCGCCGCCGCTCGAGGACTGCGGCGTACCGATCCGCTCACCGACCTGCTCAGCCTCGACTTCGGGGTACGGATCGACCAGCCCGGCCAGCTCCAGCGTGACTTTCAGGTCGCCCGCACTCTCGACGGCCGGAGCAGTATGCCGCTCACCAACCGCTACTACCTCTCCGACGCGGTGTTCCTCGCTGCGATCGGCGGTGAGCAGAAGCTGCTCGACGGGCTGCACGAGGCGGTACGGCGTCCGCAGTTCCCGCTCTACCTCGGCCGCCGGTCCTGCCCTCCGGTCGCGCCGATCAGCCTCGGCGTCCGCCCCGGCAACGTCGCCGAGATACTCGGCGACTGGCCGTGGCAGGCCGCCAAGCGCCTGCGTGAACGCGGCGGGCTGACCGTACCACTAGAGGTGCTCTGTGATGCCCCGCCGGGAGCGGAGGTCACCGACACTCTCCAGGACGAACCGGTCAGTTTCGACCCTGCACACCGACAGTACGGGTGGCGAGCGGTCATCCGTACCCGGGTGACCGTGCCCAACCCCGACGGCCGTACTCCCGTCACCGCCGTGCCCTCGGGCGGTATCTCGCTGGCCGACCACGAACCCGAGGCGTGGTTGTAA